A single genomic interval of Streptococcus suis harbors:
- a CDS encoding 3-keto-L-gulonate-6-phosphate decarboxylase UlaD gives MKHIPNLQVALDHSDLQGAIKAAVSVGHEVDVIEAGTVCLLQVGSELVEVLRSLFPDKIIVADTKCADAGGTVAKNNAVRGADWMTCICSATIPTMEAALKAIKEVRGDKGEIQIELYGDWTYEQAQLWLDAGISQAIYHQSRDALLAGETWGEKDFNKVKKLVDMGFRVSVTGGLDVDTLKLFEGVDVFTFIAGRGITEAADPVAAAREFKDEIRRIWG, from the coding sequence ATGAAACATATCCCAAATTTACAGGTTGCATTGGATCATTCAGACTTGCAAGGAGCGATTAAGGCTGCTGTGTCTGTTGGTCATGAAGTTGACGTGATTGAAGCAGGTACGGTTTGCTTGCTCCAAGTTGGTAGCGAATTGGTGGAAGTGCTTCGCAGCCTTTTCCCAGACAAGATTATCGTTGCAGATACCAAGTGTGCGGATGCGGGTGGTACGGTTGCCAAAAACAATGCTGTTCGTGGTGCGGACTGGATGACTTGTATTTGTTCTGCGACCATTCCAACTATGGAAGCGGCTTTGAAGGCTATCAAGGAAGTGCGTGGTGACAAGGGTGAGATCCAAATCGAACTTTACGGTGACTGGACTTATGAACAGGCTCAACTTTGGTTGGACGCAGGTATTTCTCAAGCGATTTATCACCAATCTCGTGATGCCCTTCTTGCTGGCGAAACCTGGGGTGAAAAAGACTTCAATAAAGTGAAAAAATTGGTTGATATGGGCTTCCGTGTTTCTGTAACAGGTGGTTTGGATGTGGATACCCTCAAACTCTTCGAGGGTGTAGATGTCTTTACCTTTATCGCAGGTCGCGGTATTACAGAAGCAGCAGATCCAGTAGCTGCAGCGCGTGAATTCAAAGACGAAATCCGTCGTATCTGGGGGTAA
- a CDS encoding pullulanase: protein MKKKSVQNMKRTGMLEKKQIFGIRKLNVGVASVGIAAALFLSGAGQLVQAEEVVLPASTSSTTLSEQDGGAVEATTTAIEATDSMVAEATAVTETADATAPEEAPIEEGSIRLHFENVDETAPESQGLWTWGGVAEPSDGNQWPNDTANFSSSQVDHYGHYVDIKKSETPGTIGYLVLKNGEKITESDQKVELLVPEQNEAWIASDYSVSSYEPLKDENVLRINYTREDNNYEGWGVWTWGDTTEASSDWPTGAVDFKLGKYGAYVDIPLSNSLDSKLGFLLINQNNPDLAGNKTIDLAFADRKRHSQIFLRNDDDKVYTNPYFIEEKVELDTSKATPGTKNVTLEASLKTPFNYNESGLVSVTVTNPENAEIVKMEVDTSAIGGGLVPISTELNRVTIKATSSTAPGTYSLPVKVYDKDNGYYETSLDVTITERIKADGEKDWDEQVIYFMMTDRFYNGDTSNDKLVEGTASNPRGLYQGGDFKGVTAKLDYLKELGVDSIWLTPIVENIPQNVGSVKDGEYYAYHGYWASNFEKLNPHLGSLADFHELIDAAAEKGINIIVDVVLNHAGYGTEETFAGMVRTKEEDKQGDDQLGALSGLPDFKTEEAAVRNQLVAWQASWLERSTTAKGNSIYAFRVDTVKHVDDTTWQHFKNELVDRDPDFHLIGETWGANYKDTKGDLGIGTMDSLLDFGFKDIAKYLVNGQLKAAGKELEERSKVLTSAASLGQFLGSHDEDGFLYSLGGAEKEGNLDKLKLAASLLITAKGQPVIYYGEEVGQSGQNNWPVYDNRYDFDWSKVETSDITDHYQKLLAFRNANSTLLSRGDTSTLAGNDSQGWLISKRSYQDQAAYLVFSTNTENKEMALEVSGKDVVVTDAYTGKSYQAVEKDGKWVVQVELPTIGQGGTMLLQTEVGDIVNASVQEATEEPIEAGYFRVHFKTLPSDNLSSLGLWTWDDVEKPSSDLGAWPTGATNFSTAKQDDYGYYLDIKMKDETASKISLLINNTSGDNITGDKTIERISTKMNEAWFDENYQLSLYQPLKEGYIRINYFRTDGNYDQKGLWIWGDVTDLTLGDWPNGIDFENQGKYGAYTDVKLTDLPSTIGFLLLDESKSGDDVKIQQKDYSFKDLKNQTQIFLKDDDATIYTNPYFVNNVRVTGVSHVSLTALEAAFTTLEGADKDSILEKLSVTDKNGQTVAVTDLVLDITSNKVRVLGDFNQENAGYTLKYGNDSFTTTMSWQLKDELYAYDGELGARVSQAGSVVDMTLWSPSADSVAVVLYDKDDQSKVVGKLAMTKGDKGQWDLELNSQSGLGIADYRGYYYHYEITRGDQSVLVLDPYAKSLAEWNSDLADTDPSYRIAKAAIVDPAEVGPSDLNYATIPNFNQREDAIIYEAHVRDFTSDPSISDELTAQFGTFVAFAERLSYLKDLGVTHIQLLPVMSYYFVNELKNAERMSEYASSNSNYNWGYDPQSYFAFTGMYSTDPTDPMKRIEEFKKLVNEIHKQGMGVILDVVYNHTSKTFLFEDLEPNYYHFMEADGTAKSSFGGGRLGTTHYMSRRVLVDSIKYLVDEFKVDGFRFDMMGDHDAEAIELAFTEAQKLNPNIIMLGEGWRTFTGDANQPVQPADQDWMSSTDTVAVFSDEIRNTLKSGYPNEGQPAFITGGAKSVESVFNNIKAQPGNFLADDPGDVIQYIAAHDNLTLFDIIAQSIKKDPSIAENYTEIHQRQRLGNLLVLTAQGTPFIHSGQEYGRTKQFRHPDYKEPVTEDKVPNKAHLLTNADGTPFDYPYYIHDSYDSSDAVNKFDWTKATDEALYPENTRTQAFTKGLIALRKSTDAFRLGTKDQVDQMVSLISIPGQNGIAKNDVVIAYQTIASNGDRYAVFVNADSKERSFVLSDSYKELLKGQVLVDGKRAGIAALTDLVGVTLTDDAVVLAPLTATVIRLSDIIAEVPDTAPTAEEKPILDFTTKERTEESVLPIAEEVRYDETLAKGQSYVLQEGKAGKKVVNYQDVLVDGKVVATNLLSETVVDSETRIVVKGSMEAKKEAEKPSLSTTAQASRQATSGASKASLPITGDRQSDLALLGLGLAGLGLTVAAQGRTKKSEE, encoded by the coding sequence ATGAAAAAGAAATCCGTTCAGAATATGAAACGAACAGGGATGCTAGAGAAGAAACAGATTTTTGGCATTCGTAAACTAAATGTAGGTGTAGCCTCTGTTGGGATTGCGGCGGCTCTGTTTTTAAGTGGAGCTGGTCAACTAGTGCAGGCAGAGGAAGTTGTCCTCCCTGCGTCAACTAGTTCAACGACTCTTTCGGAACAGGATGGCGGCGCGGTAGAAGCGACCACAACTGCGATAGAAGCTACAGATTCTATGGTAGCTGAAGCGACAGCGGTAACAGAAACAGCAGATGCAACTGCTCCAGAGGAAGCTCCTATCGAAGAAGGCAGTATTCGTCTGCACTTTGAAAATGTAGATGAAACAGCACCAGAAAGTCAAGGACTTTGGACTTGGGGAGGAGTGGCAGAGCCGTCCGATGGCAATCAATGGCCGAATGATACAGCGAATTTTTCAAGCAGTCAGGTAGATCACTACGGCCATTACGTTGATATTAAAAAATCTGAGACACCAGGAACGATTGGCTATCTGGTTCTCAAGAATGGGGAAAAAATAACAGAATCGGACCAAAAAGTGGAGCTTCTTGTTCCGGAACAAAATGAGGCTTGGATTGCTAGTGATTATAGCGTGTCTAGCTATGAGCCGCTCAAAGATGAAAATGTCCTCCGTATCAACTACACCCGTGAAGACAACAATTATGAAGGTTGGGGCGTTTGGACTTGGGGCGATACGACTGAAGCAAGTAGCGACTGGCCAACAGGTGCCGTTGACTTTAAACTTGGCAAATATGGCGCTTATGTTGACATTCCCCTCTCGAATAGTTTAGATTCTAAGCTTGGATTTCTGCTAATCAATCAGAATAATCCAGATTTGGCAGGCAATAAAACAATTGATTTAGCCTTTGCAGATCGTAAACGGCATAGCCAAATTTTCCTTCGCAATGACGACGACAAAGTCTATACCAATCCATATTTTATCGAAGAGAAAGTAGAACTTGATACAAGTAAAGCTACTCCGGGTACAAAAAATGTGACCCTTGAGGCAAGTTTGAAAACACCATTCAACTACAATGAAAGCGGCTTGGTATCTGTAACTGTCACCAATCCTGAAAATGCTGAGATTGTCAAAATGGAAGTCGATACAAGTGCCATCGGTGGAGGCCTTGTGCCAATCTCTACTGAGCTCAATCGTGTGACCATTAAAGCGACATCTAGCACAGCGCCAGGTACATATAGTCTTCCTGTAAAGGTCTATGACAAGGACAACGGTTACTACGAAACCAGCCTAGATGTGACCATTACAGAGCGTATCAAGGCAGATGGTGAAAAAGACTGGGACGAGCAAGTCATCTACTTTATGATGACAGACCGTTTCTATAATGGAGACACCAGCAATGACAAGCTAGTGGAAGGAACAGCCTCCAACCCACGCGGTCTTTACCAGGGCGGTGACTTCAAAGGAGTGACAGCCAAGCTGGACTACTTGAAAGAATTGGGTGTGGACTCTATCTGGTTGACTCCGATTGTGGAAAATATTCCACAGAATGTTGGTAGCGTAAAAGATGGAGAGTACTATGCTTACCATGGTTATTGGGCATCCAATTTTGAGAAACTCAATCCGCATTTGGGAAGTTTAGCCGACTTCCACGAATTGATTGATGCCGCAGCCGAAAAAGGCATTAATATTATTGTTGACGTGGTGCTGAACCATGCTGGCTATGGTACAGAAGAAACCTTTGCAGGTATGGTACGGACTAAGGAAGAAGACAAGCAGGGAGATGACCAATTAGGCGCATTATCTGGATTACCAGACTTCAAGACAGAAGAGGCTGCGGTTCGCAATCAATTGGTTGCTTGGCAGGCATCTTGGTTGGAACGCTCAACAACTGCCAAGGGCAACTCTATCTATGCTTTCCGTGTCGATACCGTCAAACACGTTGATGATACCACATGGCAACATTTCAAAAATGAATTGGTGGATAGAGATCCTGACTTCCACTTGATTGGGGAAACTTGGGGAGCGAATTATAAGGATACCAAGGGTGACTTGGGTATTGGTACTATGGACAGCTTGTTGGACTTTGGCTTCAAGGATATTGCCAAATATCTGGTCAATGGTCAACTAAAAGCAGCTGGAAAAGAGCTGGAAGAACGTAGCAAGGTTCTGACTAGTGCAGCTTCTCTGGGTCAATTCTTGGGCAGTCATGACGAAGATGGTTTCCTCTACAGTCTCGGTGGCGCAGAAAAAGAAGGAAATCTGGACAAACTGAAATTGGCTGCCAGTCTTTTGATTACTGCTAAAGGCCAGCCAGTCATCTACTACGGTGAAGAAGTGGGTCAATCTGGACAAAACAACTGGCCAGTTTATGACAACCGGTACGATTTCGATTGGAGCAAGGTAGAGACTAGCGACATCACAGACCACTATCAGAAATTATTGGCTTTCCGCAATGCCAATTCAACATTGCTCTCACGTGGTGATACAAGCACACTTGCTGGAAATGATAGCCAAGGTTGGCTTATCAGCAAACGCAGTTACCAAGATCAAGCTGCCTATCTTGTCTTCTCAACCAATACCGAGAACAAGGAAATGGCGCTTGAAGTATCTGGTAAAGATGTAGTGGTCACAGATGCCTACACAGGAAAATCTTATCAAGCTGTCGAGAAAGACGGTAAATGGGTTGTTCAAGTCGAACTGCCAACAATTGGTCAAGGTGGCACCATGCTCCTTCAGACAGAAGTAGGTGACATCGTCAATGCAAGTGTGCAAGAAGCAACTGAAGAGCCAATTGAAGCAGGCTACTTCCGTGTTCACTTTAAAACTCTACCATCTGATAATTTATCTAGCTTAGGTTTATGGACATGGGATGATGTGGAAAAACCATCGTCAGATCTTGGTGCTTGGCCAACAGGTGCAACCAATTTCAGTACTGCTAAGCAGGATGACTATGGCTATTATCTGGACATCAAGATGAAAGATGAAACAGCCAGCAAGATTAGCCTGTTGATCAATAACACTTCTGGTGATAACATCACAGGTGACAAGACCATTGAACGGATTAGCACCAAGATGAATGAAGCTTGGTTTGATGAGAATTATCAACTCAGCCTCTATCAACCGCTTAAAGAAGGCTACATCCGTATCAATTACTTCCGTACCGATGGCAATTATGATCAAAAAGGTCTCTGGATTTGGGGTGATGTGACTGACCTTACCTTGGGTGACTGGCCAAATGGTATTGATTTTGAAAACCAAGGCAAGTACGGTGCCTATACTGATGTTAAATTAACAGATTTACCAAGTACCATTGGCTTCTTGCTATTGGATGAAAGCAAGTCAGGAGACGATGTGAAGATTCAACAGAAAGATTATAGCTTTAAAGATTTGAAAAATCAGACACAAATCTTCCTCAAAGATGATGATGCGACTATTTACACCAACCCTTATTTTGTCAATAATGTCCGTGTGACAGGCGTTTCTCACGTTAGCCTAACAGCCTTAGAAGCAGCCTTTACAACATTGGAAGGTGCGGATAAGGATAGCATCTTGGAGAAATTGTCTGTAACAGATAAGAATGGTCAGACAGTTGCAGTAACGGACCTTGTCTTGGACATTACCAGCAACAAGGTGCGAGTCCTCGGGGATTTCAACCAAGAAAATGCGGGCTATACCCTCAAATATGGCAATGATAGCTTCACAACAACTATGAGCTGGCAGTTGAAGGATGAGTTATATGCTTATGATGGAGAGCTGGGTGCACGTGTGAGTCAGGCTGGTAGTGTCGTTGATATGACTCTCTGGTCTCCAAGTGCAGACAGTGTGGCAGTCGTTCTTTACGATAAGGATGACCAATCTAAGGTGGTCGGTAAATTAGCCATGACCAAGGGCGATAAGGGACAATGGGACCTCGAATTGAACAGTCAATCAGGTCTTGGTATCGCTGACTATCGTGGTTACTACTACCATTATGAAATCACTCGTGGGGATCAATCTGTTCTTGTTTTAGACCCATATGCTAAGTCTTTAGCGGAGTGGAATAGTGATTTGGCAGATACAGATCCATCTTATCGGATTGCAAAAGCTGCGATTGTGGACCCAGCAGAAGTTGGTCCAAGTGATTTGAACTATGCCACAATTCCTAACTTCAATCAGCGTGAAGATGCTATTATCTATGAGGCTCATGTCCGTGACTTCACATCAGATCCTTCTATTTCCGATGAATTGACAGCTCAGTTCGGTACCTTTGTGGCCTTTGCAGAGCGTCTCAGCTACCTCAAAGACCTAGGTGTGACCCATATTCAGCTGCTCCCAGTTATGAGCTACTATTTTGTCAATGAATTGAAAAATGCAGAGCGGATGAGTGAGTATGCTTCTAGCAACAGCAACTACAACTGGGGTTATGATCCACAGAGCTACTTTGCCTTTACAGGTATGTATTCTACAGATCCGACCGATCCAATGAAACGCATCGAGGAATTCAAAAAACTGGTCAATGAAATCCACAAACAAGGCATGGGTGTGATTTTGGATGTGGTCTACAACCACACTTCTAAGACCTTCTTATTTGAAGACTTAGAGCCAAACTATTATCACTTCATGGAGGCAGATGGTACGGCTAAATCAAGCTTTGGTGGTGGTCGTCTGGGAACCACTCACTACATGAGCCGCCGTGTCTTAGTTGATTCCATCAAGTATCTTGTGGACGAGTTTAAGGTAGATGGTTTCCGCTTCGATATGATGGGGGACCATGATGCCGAAGCAATTGAGCTGGCCTTTACTGAGGCTCAAAAACTCAATCCAAACATCATTATGCTTGGTGAAGGATGGAGAACCTTTACAGGCGACGCCAATCAGCCTGTTCAGCCAGCGGACCAAGACTGGATGAGTTCAACAGATACGGTTGCGGTATTCTCAGATGAGATTCGCAACACACTTAAATCTGGTTATCCAAACGAAGGTCAGCCAGCCTTTATCACAGGCGGTGCTAAGAGTGTTGAGTCTGTCTTCAATAACATCAAGGCACAACCAGGCAACTTCTTGGCAGATGATCCGGGTGATGTGATCCAATATATTGCTGCGCATGATAACTTAACGCTCTTTGATATTATCGCTCAGTCCATCAAGAAGGATCCATCAATCGCTGAAAATTACACTGAAATTCACCAACGTCAACGTTTGGGTAATTTGCTAGTCTTGACTGCTCAAGGGACACCGTTTATCCATTCTGGTCAGGAGTATGGACGGACCAAACAGTTCCGCCATCCCGATTACAAGGAGCCAGTTACAGAGGACAAGGTACCAAACAAAGCTCATTTGTTGACCAATGCTGATGGTACACCATTTGACTATCCATACTACATTCATGATTCTTACGATTCATCTGATGCGGTTAACAAATTTGACTGGACCAAAGCGACAGATGAGGCGCTCTATCCAGAGAATACCCGTACTCAGGCCTTTACAAAAGGATTGATTGCCTTGCGCAAATCTACAGATGCTTTCCGTTTGGGAACAAAAGACCAAGTCGATCAAATGGTTAGCTTGATTTCAATTCCAGGTCAAAATGGCATTGCCAAAAATGATGTGGTCATTGCCTATCAAACCATTGCAAGCAACGGTGATCGATATGCTGTCTTTGTTAACGCCGACAGTAAGGAGCGCAGCTTTGTTCTTTCTGATAGTTACAAAGAATTGCTTAAGGGTCAAGTGCTGGTCGATGGTAAGCGGGCTGGAATAGCAGCGCTGACTGATTTGGTAGGTGTGACATTGACAGATGATGCAGTTGTACTTGCGCCATTGACTGCAACGGTGATTCGCTTGTCTGACATCATTGCAGAAGTTCCAGATACAGCGCCTACTGCTGAAGAAAAACCAATCCTAGACTTTACTACGAAAGAACGTACAGAAGAATCTGTCCTTCCGATTGCAGAGGAAGTTCGCTATGATGAAACTCTTGCAAAAGGTCAATCCTATGTCCTACAAGAAGGTAAGGCAGGCAAGAAAGTTGTGAATTATCAAGATGTCTTAGTTGATGGCAAGGTGGTCGCTACTAACTTGTTATCAGAAACAGTTGTTGATAGCGAAACACGTATTGTTGTGAAAGGCAGTATGGAGGCTAAGAAAGAGGCTGAAAAACCAAGTCTTTCTACTACTGCTCAAGCATCTAGACAAGCGACAAGTGGTGCAAGCAAGGCGAGTCTGCCGATTACGGGTGACCGACAAAGCGATTTGGCACTTCTAGGTCTCGGACTTGCTGGACTTGGTTTGACAGTTGCTGCGCAAGGAAGAACTAAAAAATCAGAAGAATAG
- a CDS encoding LacI family DNA-binding transcriptional regulator — MTTLADVARLANVSKMTVSRVINHPEQVTQELRTLVTAAMEELNYKPNVAAKALAQQRTLIVQAVILEKMDVVEPYYIDLLAGIADELNHRNYTLQLVTNPSQITDQCDGYIVTGARKDDYPWLKGLRKPLILFGENQEGLPFVDSDNRLATRSATQFALSKGYERIVFVGIDLPEAFEKGREEGYKDAMQGRETHLYRLENRSRVAEEFVKNLDYLPENTCFICASDRLALGVTRGLQALGKSIPNDVGVIGFDGFFLDRMSRPALTTMKQPIRQMGALSVKHLMTILDGKPLARQGHYCQATLIERETTPQ, encoded by the coding sequence ATGACGACATTAGCCGATGTGGCTAGGTTAGCCAATGTATCAAAGATGACTGTTTCGCGTGTCATCAACCATCCAGAACAAGTTACACAAGAGCTGCGGACGCTCGTAACAGCTGCGATGGAAGAATTAAACTATAAGCCAAATGTGGCGGCCAAGGCCTTGGCCCAGCAACGGACACTGATTGTTCAGGCTGTCATTCTCGAAAAGATGGATGTGGTAGAGCCGTACTATATCGACCTTCTTGCAGGAATCGCTGATGAGCTCAATCATCGAAATTATACCTTGCAGTTGGTGACCAATCCAAGTCAGATTACTGATCAATGTGATGGTTACATCGTGACTGGCGCTCGCAAGGATGACTACCCTTGGTTGAAAGGACTGCGGAAGCCATTGATTTTATTTGGGGAGAATCAAGAAGGCCTTCCTTTTGTAGATTCAGACAATCGTTTGGCGACTAGGTCCGCAACCCAGTTTGCTTTATCAAAAGGTTATGAGAGGATTGTTTTTGTAGGGATTGACTTGCCAGAAGCCTTTGAAAAAGGGAGAGAAGAAGGCTACAAAGATGCGATGCAGGGCCGAGAAACTCATCTCTATCGATTGGAAAATCGTTCTCGTGTTGCGGAAGAATTTGTGAAAAATCTTGATTATTTACCAGAAAACACCTGTTTTATCTGCGCATCGGATCGTCTCGCTCTTGGGGTTACAAGAGGTTTACAAGCTCTAGGAAAGTCTATTCCGAATGACGTTGGGGTGATTGGTTTTGACGGCTTCTTTTTAGATCGGATGTCCAGACCAGCCTTGACGACGATGAAGCAGCCGATTCGTCAAATGGGGGCTCTTAGCGTCAAACATTTAATGACGATATTGGATGGCAAGCCTCTGGCTAGACAGGGGCATTACTGTCAGGCGACGTTAATTGAAAGGGAGACTACACCTCAGTAG
- a CDS encoding PTS sugar transporter subunit IIA, giving the protein MNLQKSFTENNSIRLGLTAETWQEAVHKAVEPLIESGTATEEYYDAIIASTEEYGPYYVLMPGMAMPHAQAGVGVLKDSFALITLTKPVAFSDGKEVSVLLTLAATDPKIHTSVAIPQIIALFELENSIERLIACKTPEEVLAMVEESKNSPYLEGLDLES; this is encoded by the coding sequence ATGAATTTACAAAAATCATTTACGGAAAATAATTCCATTCGCTTGGGATTGACAGCGGAAACCTGGCAGGAAGCTGTTCACAAGGCTGTTGAGCCCTTGATTGAAAGTGGCACCGCAACGGAAGAATATTACGATGCCATCATCGCTTCAACCGAAGAATACGGTCCTTACTATGTGCTCATGCCAGGTATGGCTATGCCTCATGCCCAGGCTGGTGTCGGTGTTTTGAAAGATTCCTTTGCCTTGATTACCCTGACAAAACCAGTAGCCTTTTCAGATGGTAAAGAGGTTTCTGTCCTATTGACCTTGGCTGCGACAGATCCAAAAATCCATACTTCAGTAGCTATTCCGCAGATTATCGCCCTCTTCGAATTGGAAAATTCAATCGAGCGTTTGATTGCCTGCAAAACTCCAGAAGAAGTATTGGCAATGGTTGAAGAGTCTAAAAACAGTCCTTACCTAGAAGGTTTAGATTTAGAAAGTTAG
- a CDS encoding PTS sugar transporter subunit IIC produces MDFLQTPLNWFSQNILQNPAFFVGLLVLVGYALLKKKPHDVFAGFIKATVGYMILNVAAGGLVTTFRPILAALNHKFQIDAAVIDPYFGLAAANGKIAEEFPDFVSAATTALLIGFGVNILLVALRKVTKVRTLFITGHIMVQQAATVSLMVLFLIPALRNQFGTAAIGIICGIYWAVSSNMTVEATQRLTGGGGFAIGHQQQFAIWFVDKIAPKLGKKEENLDNLKLPSFLNIFHDTVVASATLMLVFFGVILFILGPEIMANPEVITSGTPYNPAKQAFFMYVVQTAFTFSVYLFILMQGVRMFVAELTNAFQGISSKLLPGSFPAVDVAASYGFGSSNAVLSGFAFGLIGQLITIVLLIVFKSPILIITGFVPVFFDNAAIAVYADKRGGWKAAAILSFISGVLQVALGAVCVGLLELSGGYHGNIDFEIPWLPFGYAFKYLGVAGYVLVCLFLLAIPQLQFAKAKDKEAYYRGEAQAD; encoded by the coding sequence ATGGATTTCCTTCAAACCCCATTAAACTGGTTCTCACAGAATATCCTGCAGAATCCAGCCTTCTTCGTAGGTCTTTTGGTATTGGTGGGCTATGCCCTCTTAAAGAAAAAGCCTCATGATGTTTTTGCAGGGTTTATCAAAGCGACGGTTGGCTACATGATTTTGAACGTAGCTGCTGGAGGCTTGGTAACAACCTTCCGTCCAATCTTGGCAGCCTTGAACCACAAGTTCCAAATCGATGCGGCAGTTATTGACCCTTACTTCGGTCTTGCGGCAGCAAACGGAAAAATTGCTGAAGAGTTTCCTGATTTCGTATCGGCAGCTACAACAGCTCTCTTGATTGGTTTCGGTGTCAACATCCTCTTGGTGGCACTACGTAAGGTTACCAAAGTACGTACTCTGTTCATCACTGGACACATCATGGTACAACAAGCGGCAACAGTCTCATTGATGGTGCTCTTCCTTATCCCGGCTCTTCGCAATCAATTCGGTACGGCAGCTATCGGTATCATCTGTGGTATCTACTGGGCAGTCAGCTCAAACATGACTGTTGAAGCTACTCAACGCTTGACAGGTGGTGGTGGATTTGCCATCGGTCACCAACAACAATTTGCAATCTGGTTTGTAGATAAGATTGCTCCAAAACTTGGTAAAAAAGAAGAAAACTTGGACAACTTGAAATTGCCTAGCTTCCTCAACATCTTCCACGATACAGTAGTTGCATCTGCAACCTTGATGTTGGTCTTCTTCGGTGTCATCTTGTTCATCTTGGGTCCAGAAATCATGGCAAACCCAGAAGTGATCACTTCTGGCACTCCATACAACCCAGCTAAACAAGCATTCTTCATGTACGTTGTACAAACAGCCTTCACCTTCTCAGTATATCTTTTCATTTTGATGCAAGGTGTCCGCATGTTCGTAGCAGAATTGACAAATGCCTTCCAAGGTATCTCAAGCAAACTGCTTCCAGGTTCATTCCCAGCGGTGGACGTTGCAGCTTCTTACGGCTTTGGTTCATCTAACGCAGTTCTTTCAGGTTTTGCTTTCGGTTTAATCGGTCAGTTGATTACAATCGTTCTCTTGATTGTTTTCAAGAGTCCAATCCTCATCATCACTGGTTTCGTACCTGTATTCTTCGATAACGCAGCTATCGCAGTGTACGCTGACAAACGTGGTGGTTGGAAAGCGGCAGCCATCCTTTCCTTCATCTCAGGTGTCCTTCAAGTTGCCCTTGGTGCAGTCTGCGTCGGCTTGCTTGAATTGAGCGGTGGTTACCACGGAAACATCGACTTCGAAATCCCATGGTTGCCATTCGGCTATGCCTTCAAATACCTCGGTGTTGCTGGTTATGTTCTTGTCTGCCTCTTCTTGTTGGCTATCCCACAACTTCAATTTGCGAAAGCAAAAGATAAGGAAGCGTACTATCGTGGCGAGGCACAAGCAGACTAA
- a CDS encoding PTS sugar transporter subunit IIB, giving the protein MVKVLTACGNGMGSSMVIKMKVENALRQLGVTDFQSASCSVGEAKGLAAGYDIVVASNHLIAELEGRTKGHLVGLDNLMDDNEIKTKLQAVL; this is encoded by the coding sequence ATGGTTAAAGTATTAACTGCTTGTGGTAACGGCATGGGTTCATCCATGGTTATTAAGATGAAGGTTGAAAATGCCCTTCGTCAACTTGGTGTAACAGATTTCCAATCAGCTTCTTGCTCAGTAGGTGAAGCAAAAGGTTTGGCGGCAGGATATGATATCGTAGTTGCTTCAAATCACTTGATTGCTGAGTTGGAAGGTCGCACGAAAGGTCATTTGGTTGGTCTTGACAACCTCATGGACGATAACGAAATCAAAACAAAATTACAAGCAGTGCTATAA